The Delphinus delphis chromosome 2, mDelDel1.2, whole genome shotgun sequence genome contains a region encoding:
- the LOC132419928 gene encoding small ribosomal subunit protein eS27-like: MDVKCPGCYKITVSSHAQTVVLCGGCSTVLCQPTRGRARLTEGCSSRQKQH, from the coding sequence ATGGATGTGAAATGCCCAGGATGCTATAAAATCACCGTCTCTAGCCATGCACAGACAGTAGTTTTGTGTGGCGGCTGCTCTACTGTCCTCTGCCAGCCTACAAGAGGAAGAGCAAGGCTTACAGAAGGATGCTCCTCCAGACAGAAGCAGCACTAA